The Candidatus Nitrospira nitrosa genomic sequence AGGGGGTGTCGGCTTCAACGCACCCTGGTCGACCACGTATTGGATCAATCTCAAGTCACACATCGCCAGTCGCGTCCTGTGGGAAGTCGGCCAGCGTGCTTACAAAACGGAACAGGATGTCTACCACGCCGCGTACGCACTAGCCTGGCCTGATTGGTTCACCCCCACACAGACGATCAAAGTAAAGGTGAGCGCCCGTCGTTGTCCTCTCCCCAGCCTGGACTTTCTGACCCTCCGGATCAAAGATGCGATCTGCGATAAATTTGTCGCCGCACAGCACAAGCGACCCAGCGTCGATACGCAACGTCCCAACATCAGGGTCGATGCCTTTCTCGATCAGAGCACCGTCACGTTCTACCTGGATACGTCCGGTGAGCCTCTGTTTAAGCGCGGCCATCGACTGGGCCCCGTCGAAGCGCCGCTCAGGGAAAATTTGGCGGCAGGCATCCTGCGTCTCACCGGCTGGACGCCCCATGACCTGTTGCTCGATCCCATGTGTGGGAGCGGGACGATTCCACTCGAAGCCGCTCTTATGGCTCGTCAGGTCGCGCCAGGCATCGCGCGGAATTTTGGCTTTGAGCGGCTGCTGACCCACGACGCGACACAATGGGAACGGCAACGCGAAGCAGCTAGGGCCAAACAAGTAGCCGCCGCCCCGTCCGCCATCTATGCCTCTGATCGTGACCCCGCGATGGTAGAGATTGCGCAGCGAACGTTTCAAGGCGCTGGAATTGCCGACGACATTCGGTTAAAGCAGAGTGATATACTTGACCTCTTAGCACCCGCCGCACAGGGAGTAATGGTCATCAACCCACCCTATGGCGTCCGTCTCAGCCGACGGGACGAACTGGAATCGTTCTACCCAAAACTGGGCGATTGGCTGAAACAGCGCTTCGCCGGATGGCGTGCCTATGTGCTGACCGGCGACGCCCGCGTGCCGAAGCTGATCGGACTCACGCCATCGAAACGTATTCCTCTCTTCAACGGAGCGTTGGAATGTCGGCTCTATGAGTTCGTCATCGTCCAAGGCGGCGCGAGACGACGCCTCATACCTCCGAAATCCTAATCGCGCAGTAATAACGGATCGCCCAGTCTTTAAGCTTTCCGAGCGGTATAAATTCAGGCAGGCATCTCTATCTACACATGGCTGATCGATCTTCCCAACCCTTTACGAGTCGTACGACAAGCACGCAAGGCGACAATCCAACCAGAACATAGCTCCCTCCAACCCCGACCTCTTTCACTTCCTTCTGGACAAGTAGTCTCAACTAATCTAGCCAGCGATTCTCATCCAGACTCGGTTCCGGTCCATTATCCCTGCCACGGAGTAAAGATTTGCCTCGACCTTCGCTTTGTATTGGAACACCTTGTGCTATCGGTCGCAGATAATTCAGAGGCGTGGTCAGCTTGAACTACTCGGGTATTCCATCTTTTGCCGAGCCAGCTCATTCACCTCAGTCGTTTCTACCAGTCTTCCCTCTCCCTTTCCTTACCCTATCGACCAGGGAACACCACCATTGATTCGCTTGGAACCACGAGCGTATCACCAGGCTTGAGTTCAAAGTTATCCGCGATTCCGCTTCGGAGTACAATATCGTCGTAACTCGCCGTGAATCGCTTCAGCCCTGGAGCAACGTCCGTAAACCGAAAAATGACGATCTGATTTCTCGCCGCAGTCTCCTTAAAGCCTCCCGCTATGGTAATGCCCTGCAAGAGCGTCGTCTTGCTCTTCAGCGGATACTTGCCAGGACTCGCAACCTCGCCGAGCAAGAAGATATTGGAGCTATTGACCTCCTTCAAGGTAACTGCAACGACAGGATTTTGGACATATTCTTTGAGTCGATTCGTCATTTCATCAGCCAATTTGGTGGGCGTTTTTCCCACGGCAACGACATCCCGAATGATCGGCATTGAAAATCTCCCATCAGGACGTACCTGCACTTGTCTGGACAAGTCTGGATTCCTCCAGACGGTAATGTCCAATACATCTTCGGCACCGATCACATATTCACTGCTGACCGCATTGGACAGCTTGTCCATCATCGCCTGACTGACTGCCTTCTCAGTCTGCAGGACCGTGGTAGACAACATGGGAATATCAGTGGGCGACTTACCGGCATCCGGCTTACTTGGACCTGACTCGCAGAACCCTGATCCTGAGAATGGGATAATGGCGAAGACACTCGTTAGCAACCATAGAACATATCGCATAAACGTGATCCTTCCTGTCCGAATATCCTAGTGAAGACACCTGGCCACCTAAGCTTATTGCCCACAGTCCTGCGAGATCAGGCGAAAACTAGCAAACAGCTTCTTGGTCTTCACGCTATGCCTCAGCGGGGCAAGAACATACGTGAACGCCGACCCAAAGAACCCTGACTCAGCGACAAGCGCCTGTGTGCTCGTATCCGCCCACTGATCGACGCTGCCTCTCGAATTAGACTCTACCATAAAGCACCTCCTCAACCTACTACCCTTTCCGCTTCTCAATAATGACGCAAGCCTTTCTATGTTACCAATGGCTGGTATCAGCGCTACATTGCTGCAATCAACTATTCTCCACCGTAGCAGACTAACCACCCAAAGAAGCTCACACCTTGCTCCGGCATGTAAATAGGCCAGAGTCCATACTTCCACGTACGCGTGAGATCTCTAGATGTCATTTAATCCTAACCACAATAATGTTCATTTTAAAAGACTACTCAATTACAACTCTCGACCTCAATTATGTCCCCTACCTGACGCACAGAGTAACACTCTCGCCATCTGATGAGCAGGATATAAAGACTCCCGATAATCATCTCGAAGGCTCCTCTCTTGAAGAGTAGAGTCGTTGCTAACGCGACGGGCTCATCCACTTTAACCGAGGAGGTTGCGATGATGTGTTATGCGGGCATTGATCTCCATGCCACGAATAGTGTGCTGGTCGTGATTGATGAAGCGGATCGAGTGCTGTATCAGAAACGCCTCCGCAATGACCTG encodes the following:
- a CDS encoding THUMP domain-containing class I SAM-dependent RNA methyltransferase: MDSTTQRFFAPCPRGLEGILEAELQSLGVPMTTKTEGGVGFNAPWSTTYWINLKSHIASRVLWEVGQRAYKTEQDVYHAAYALAWPDWFTPTQTIKVKVSARRCPLPSLDFLTLRIKDAICDKFVAAQHKRPSVDTQRPNIRVDAFLDQSTVTFYLDTSGEPLFKRGHRLGPVEAPLRENLAAGILRLTGWTPHDLLLDPMCGSGTIPLEAALMARQVAPGIARNFGFERLLTHDATQWERQREAARAKQVAAAPSAIYASDRDPAMVEIAQRTFQGAGIADDIRLKQSDILDLLAPAAQGVMVINPPYGVRLSRRDELESFYPKLGDWLKQRFAGWRAYVLTGDARVPKLIGLTPSKRIPLFNGALECRLYEFVIVQGGARRRLIPPKS
- a CDS encoding polysaccharide biosynthesis/export family protein, with translation MRYVLWLLTSVFAIIPFSGSGFCESGPSKPDAGKSPTDIPMLSTTVLQTEKAVSQAMMDKLSNAVSSEYVIGAEDVLDITVWRNPDLSRQVQVRPDGRFSMPIIRDVVAVGKTPTKLADEMTNRLKEYVQNPVVAVTLKEVNSSNIFLLGEVASPGKYPLKSKTTLLQGITIAGGFKETAARNQIVIFRFTDVAPGLKRFTASYDDIVLRSGIADNFELKPGDTLVVPSESMVVFPGR